In the Gemmatimonadota bacterium genome, one interval contains:
- a CDS encoding ABC transporter permease — protein MVIFQFISVVLKELRRHHTRSALTISGVALSVCVLVSLLGLGTGYRTSLIHSIDRLGYHVLVTSKGCPYEAATLLMQGGVIPMYMDEAIHREILRDADVATTTRLFLGSLPVHREGFSLITGIENSFLEMKPWLTFQRGEWFGEAATDEVILGYSVAAYYRKNIGDDFPLKGLGQTFRVRGIFDRSGTQDDGTIFVPLGVAQRLFDKKEKLTGIGVKLKDLSRIDGFSERVFEIPSVQVITMAQVQRTLLDLLGTARFFIGTVAIVAVAIAVLGVMNTMLIAVFERTREIGVMRAIGASRGDVFALICAEALTICTIGGIAGGGIAVLGSRLASEAVRAILPFAPPGALVQIDGVLLIGGIAMAIGMGILAGIIPGWRASRLHPIAWMR, from the coding sequence TTGGTCATTTTTCAATTTATAAGCGTCGTCCTGAAAGAACTGCGGCGACACCACACGCGAAGTGCTCTGACCATAAGCGGCGTGGCTCTATCCGTATGCGTACTGGTCAGCCTCCTGGGCCTGGGGACCGGATACCGCACATCCCTCATCCACAGCATTGACCGCCTGGGCTATCACGTACTGGTCACCTCAAAAGGATGTCCCTACGAAGCCGCGACCCTGCTGATGCAAGGTGGGGTAATACCGATGTACATGGATGAAGCCATCCACCGGGAAATCCTTCGAGACGCCGACGTGGCGACCACGACGCGGTTATTTCTCGGATCGCTTCCCGTACACCGGGAGGGATTTTCCCTGATAACGGGAATAGAAAACAGTTTTCTGGAAATGAAACCCTGGCTCACCTTCCAGCGTGGCGAGTGGTTCGGCGAAGCCGCGACCGACGAGGTAATACTGGGATACAGCGTAGCGGCGTATTATCGGAAAAATATCGGGGACGATTTTCCACTCAAAGGACTGGGACAAACATTCCGCGTACGCGGGATTTTTGACCGCAGCGGAACGCAGGACGACGGCACCATCTTCGTGCCGCTTGGGGTAGCGCAGCGCCTCTTCGACAAAAAAGAAAAACTCACAGGCATCGGCGTAAAATTAAAAGACCTGTCCAGAATAGACGGATTTTCGGAACGCGTATTCGAAATACCCTCGGTACAGGTTATCACCATGGCGCAGGTCCAGCGAACCCTTCTCGACCTCCTGGGCACGGCGCGATTTTTCATCGGAACAGTCGCCATCGTAGCCGTGGCAATTGCAGTACTCGGCGTAATGAATACCATGCTAATCGCAGTCTTTGAGCGAACGCGAGAAATCGGCGTAATGCGAGCAATTGGCGCATCCCGGGGCGATGTATTTGCATTGATCTGTGCAGAGGCACTGACAATCTGCACCATAGGCGGAATCGCAGGTGGCGGAATAGCGGTCCTGGGCAGCCGCCTGGCATCTGAAGCCGTGCGCGCAATCCTACCATTTGCCCCCCCAGGCGCACTGGTGCAAATTGATGGCGTACTACTAATCGGCGGGATTGCAATGGCAATCGGCATGGGCATACTCGCCGGGATCATACCGGGATGGCGGGCTTCCCGCCTGCATCCCATTGCGTGGATGCGCTGA